From the Mammaliicoccus sciuri genome, the window CTGCTTAATGCAATAGATTTATTTAAAAAGTCTAAGCCAAAGTTGAATTCGTCAGGGCTCACACCACTTGCATCAAATTGCATTTCATTCATCACTTTAATCATTGGATTTCTCTTATATGGGGCAATTTGAGCGTAATAAAAAGCAAACATTGAACCTGACAACATGCCACCATTATCTAACAATAAGACGTGGTTATTGGTTTTGCGTTTATGTTTAACGTAAGTGGCCATCTTTAGAATGTTACCACTAATACCACTTTTTCCTATTTGTCCATGTAAGTCAGAAGTAGCTAATAAATCAATTGTTATGGTTTCATTCGTATTCAATGCTATCCCCACCTTTTTTATTTATTTTACCATTTTTAAATACTGTTAGGGCAGTTTACGACCATTTGGATAGAAAATTTATTTAATATGTATTGGCAATAATTGTTAATCATAATATACTCTATTAGTAAACAATAAACTTGGAGGCAATAATGAAATCATTTAATAAATTAATCATCATTAATTTTGCTATCGCTTTAGTTATTTCATTAACTATCGGTTTTATTATAAATAAAAATTATACTAATAGAGTGAATCAAAGATTAGAAACGACAAAAGAAATTGTAAACTTAAAAATTAATACATTTATAAACGAATCAAATAGCATCTCTGAATCTTTAACGACTATTTTATCTAACAGCCGCAATGAAAAATTTATTAATCAATTTTTAAAAGATAATCACATTAGATATACTTGGATTGATCATATTTATATTTTGAATGATCAAAAACAAATTGTCTATGACTCTAAAGGCACTGATTATACCTCTCTTAAAGATTTTAACAAATATAAGTTTCATTTTCCTTTTACAGCCAATTCAAGTTTAAGTAGTGAAAATATTTCATTAAAAAATGCGAATACATTATTATTAACGAATCATTTAAAAGTTCAAAACAAAGACTACACTGTTGCTTCAGAAATCAATATGTCTTCATTCAAAAATGAAATTAATTTAATCTCTAAAAGATATCATATTCAAGTCAATGGTATCGATGGTACAAAAATTTATCAAGTTGGAAAAGAATATAAACACTCTAAATCCTTAACTTATTTATATGATCAATTACCTATCTCATTAACAATTAGCGGACAGTATAATTTTATAACGCGTATTATTTTACCGATTCTCTTAATATTTTTAGTGGTATTTTTATTATTATCTATTGTGACACTTATATTTAAAAATAGATCCGAACGATTAGAACATGAAAAAGTAATCGAACAAGCTAATAATGAAAAGCTTAGATTAATTGGTACACTCGCTGCTAATACAGCACACGAAATTAAAAATCCACTTACAAGCATTAATGGATTTATTGAACTAACGAGAATGAAATATGATAAAGATAAACAAGATCATCACTTTAATATCATTTCAGAAGAACTAGATAGAATTAACAATATCGTTACTCAATTTTTATTTTTAGGAAAGCCAACTAACCTTGCCTATTCAAATGTCGACATTAATCAATCTATCAAAGAAGTTTCTCAGTTTTTGAAATATGAACTTGAACAACATAACATAAATATTGCTTTAACATTACCTGATAGCCCTATCTATGCATTTATATCAGAAGATCAATTAAAACAAATTCTCATCAATCTTATTCAAAAGGCTAAAGATGCCTTATTAGACGTTGAACAACCAGAAATTGAAATTCAATTACAGCATACACATGCAAACCAAGCGACGATTATATTTAAAGATAACGGTGCCGGTATGTCTAAAGAGACACAACAAAAGATATTTGATCCTTTCTTTACAACGAAAGAATCTGGAAGTGGACTCGGTTTATATTTAAGTAAGAAACTCATAGAAGATTGGGAAGGTGAAATTAGCGTATTTACAAATATGACTAAAGGTACTACGTTTATGATCACCATACCTACTATAAAGCCATAATAAAAAGCAAGCGGCCCAGTCGCTTGCTTTTTATTTAACCAATTTGTATACGTTCTTTAGGATAATGGAATTTATCAGGTGTTGATTTTCCACCTAACATGACAACGAAACATAATAGTCCTACTCGACCTATAAACATCAACATCATGATGACGATTTTAGATCCTAATTGTAAGCCATCTGTAATACCCATTGATAATCCACATGTCCCAAATGCTGACATCGTTTCAAAGAATATTGATAACAAATCATGTTTCCCATCTTCAAATCGAACGACAGATAACACACCTACAAACGTAATCGCTAATGCCAGTGAAATAACTGCAAATGATCTTTGTATATCAATTGGATGTATTTCTCTATTGAAAGCTTTTATAGTTGTTCGACCATTACTAAAGTTCACTAAGTATAAGACAAGTATCGTAAATGTTGTTGTTCTTATACCACCGCCGACTGAACTAGGTGAAGATCCTATAAACATTAATCCACCTAAGAAAAAGTTGGTCGCTTCAGTAAAATGGCTAAAATCTATAGTTGATAGTCCAGCACTTCTTGTAGATGATGATTGGAACATTGCATAGAATAAAGCTTTATGCCACGAAATATCTTTAAATGCATTTGAAAATTCAAATAAATAAATGACGATTGTACCGAGTAAAAATAAAAATAAATAAGTCGCACTCGCAATTTTAGTGAATAGCGAGAATCTAAAGTTAGGGATTGTATTTTTCATGTATGTTTTGACTTCAATCAATACAGGGAAACCAATTGCACCTAACATAATAAGTAACATAATGATTGTTTGAACGAAATAATCATTCGCATATGGTGCTAATGAATCACCTGTAATATCTAATCCACCGTTAGTAGTTGCTGAAATAGATGCAAATATACCGTGATGTATTGCTTCTTTTACCGATCCAATATCTTTATAGAAATAAAATGATAACAATATCGCACCAATAACTTCAATCATTAAAATTGTTCTCACAATATCTAATATTAACTTAACGACACCATTCATAGCGTTTGAATTACTATCTAACATAATTAATTGGCGTTCACGTAAACCGATATGTTTACCTAAAATGACCCAAAGTAAAGTACCAATAGCCATTACACCTATACCACCGATATTAAGTATAATCAGGATGATAGCTTGTCCAAATATGGTAAATGTATCTTCAATCGTAACAGGGGTTAAACCCGTTACGCTGACACCTGATACAGCAACAAATAATGTATCGACTGGTGCGATTTTAACACCAGGTTTAACAACATAAGGTAAATTTAATAATAAAAAGGCGACAATAATTGCGCCCAAATAATATAATACGATACCCTGTTGTGGAGTCATTTTTTGAAAAAAGTATTTTATAATGGACACAAATTGTCACCTCTATCTTATTTCAATGTTAATTTTTTCGTAATTTCTTTTCCATCTCGGATAAGCTTCAAGTTAACACTGTCGCCTTTTTTATGATTATTATATAATTCTTTTCTAAATTCAAGATTATTTTCAATTTTTGTATCGTTAATACCAACGATTACATCATTAAGTTTAACGCCAGCTTTGTCAGCATTACCATCTTTTGTAACACCTGTAATTGCCATTCCTGATTTATATTTATCAGGTAAAGATATTTGTGACTTTTCGCTATCACTCATTTTAGAATAGTTTTGAGCCATAATACCTAATTCCGGACGTTCAATTTTACCATTTTTCTCTAATTTATTAATGTAGTCAGTAGCGTCATTTGATGGAATTGCAAAAGCCATACCTTCTACATTAGGCATATCAATTTTCAACGATACAATACCAATCAAATTACCTTGTGAGTCTAATATAGGACCGCCTGAGTTACCAGGATTGACTGCAGCATCTGTTTGAATAGCTTTAATTTCCCAATCATACTCGTCATCGCCATTAAAATCAACAGGAACTTTTCTATCTAGTCCAGAAACTACACCTGAAGAAATACTATTTTGGAATTCAGCGCCTAACGGACTTCCTATTACAATAGCTGTTTCACCTAAAATTAAATTGTCTGAGTCCACAAATTTAATAGGTTTAAAATCTTCAGTTTTTTCAATTGGAATTGTTAAGACTGCTATATCAGACCATTGATCTGATCCTAATACTTTACCATCATACTTTTTACCATTTGCTGTTGTAATAATTGGTTTCTTATCACTTGATACAACATGTGCATTTGTTACTATGTATGCTTTTTTATTTTCAACTTTGTATACGACGCCTGAACCGACGCCGCTATTTTCTTCTTTTTCCTTCGCTGAAGATTCTTTCTTACTAGATACATCTGAATCTTCATGAGATACACCTACGACTGAGTTTTTAGATTTCTCTACAGCTTCCATAACATTCGTAATAGGCTTTTGAAATCCTTTTTGAGATTGTTTTTCTTCAATCGATTTTCTACTTTCGTTAGGAGGATTTACATTTTGGAATATACTCCATACTAAAATAAATATTAATATGATTGCTAAAATAATCGCAATGATTGGCCAATGCTTTTCTATTTTAGTTAAAAATTTATTAAGAAAACTATTTTTATTTTGAGATTTTTGTTCTACTTTTTCATCATGTCTTGCACCGAGCTGCTTATTTATTTCAAAGTCATTATCTTTAGAAAAAGCTTTTTCTGTTTCTGCCTGTTTTTGTTCACTTACTTTTTCATATTTAATCTCTTCAGGTTCTTCCTCTGAGTTTATTATGCTATCTTTATTGTTTGTTTGAACTTCATCATTATGTAATACTTCATCTTGTGCACTATGTTCTTGATGTGTTTCAGCAAGTCGGTCATCATCTAAATCAATTGTTGGATGTGATTTTGATTCTTCTTCCTGTTTTTTAATTTCTTCTTTCGTTAATTTTTCAATACGTGCTTTTTGCATATTTTCTTTAACACGTAATTCATTTTTCTTTTGAAGTTCTCGTTCATTAGCTTTTTTTATTTCATATTCTTTTTTCTCTTGTTCGATTCTTTTTTCACGTTCTTCGTTATGAAAAAATTCACGTCGCTGTCTCTTATATTCATTTCTAGGAATGACATGCTTTTTTCGTGACATTTATTGCCCTCCTCAATCTAAACACTTAATGTATCTATTATGCCATATAATACTAAATTTATTAACATAAAACCATTGTAATTCTCAATATTATACACCTATTTTTACATATATTTACGAATTCATTCAATATGGTTTGTTCAATTAAAAAAAGATAAAAAAACACTCACAAAGTCAACAATAAACTTTGTGAGTGTTTTGCTTAATAAATATTAATTTGATGTCTTTTTATTATTACGTACTGAAGTGATCCAACCAATAATAACGAGTAATAATAAAACTGACCAGAATATAGATTGCCATAGTATGCCATGAGGGAAATCATGTGGTAATACACCAATTTCATCATGTGCCAATACGATAACAAACAGTTTAATACCTACCCAACCTACAATACCAAATGCTGCTGCTTCTAAGTTTGGATATTTATTTAATAATTCTACAAAGTATGTTGCTGCGAATCTCATAATAATAACACCAATCATACCACCGACAAACATAACACCGAATTGACCAGCATCCATACCACCAAAGTGGATACCCATTGCCGGCAATGTTACTGCGATAGCAAATGCTGCTAACATTGAATCAATTGCAAATGCGATATCTGCAAATTCTACTTTGAGTACAGTCAACCAGAAATTCTTTTTCAATTTATGATGACCATGTCCATCTGAAGGAAATTCTGATTCAGGGAAATCATCTTTAGCTTCTACGTCATCTGGCGTCTTGAGCTCTTCACCTTTATGCTTTTTAAAGTCTATCAAGTTCTTAATGGACATATAAATTAAGTACAATGCCCCTGCCGCTTGAATTGGCCAGAAGTTTGCTAAGAAACTAATTAAGAATAATGATAAGAAACGAAATACAAAGGCACCTAATAATCCATAGAATAATGCTTTTTTCCTTAAATCTTCTGGTAAATGTTTGACCATTACGGCCATAACAACAGCATTATCTGCTGCTAATAATCCTTCAAGAAAAATTAAAACAATTAATACCCAGCCGTAACTGATTAACAAACTCGGATCCATCTATTCACACTCCATTCTTTTTATAAAAAACAAAAGAGACCATGCCTAATAAAAGGCAAAGGTCTCACTTAACATTTATGTGATGTCCATATTACCGGAAACTTGCGCTTCGTAATGACGATAATATGCTAGAATTTTTAAGTTCTAAAGTTACTCCCCTTCGACAAAGTCGTAGGTCTATTTAGTTTTACTTAATTATTATACAATGTTTTGTTCATTATAACAAACTAAATAATTTAATTTCTGGGAATTTATCTTCAAACCATCTTGTAGCAAATTCATTTTCAAATAAAAATACATATTGATCATAGCGGTCTTTAACTAAAATAGATCGACTTGAATTCATATTGTCCGTAATATCTTTTTCATTTTCAATCCATCTTGCTATTTTCTTACCGACTTGTTCCATAACAACATCAACATTATATTCATTTTTCATACGATGCTCGAATACTTCAAATTGTAATTGTCCAACTGCACCTAATATGATTTGATTCGTGTGCAACGTCTTATAAAGTTGAATTGCACCTTCTTGAACTAATTGTTCAATCCCTTTATGGAAATGTTTCTGTTTCATAACGTTTTTAGCGCTAACTTTCATAAATATTTCAGGTGTAAATTGTGGTAATGATTCAAAATGGAATTTCTGGTTACCGCCGACAAGCGTGTCACCAATTTGGTAATTTCCAGTGTCATATAACCCAATAATATCACCACTAACAGCATGGTTTACAGTTTGCGTATCATCTGCCATAAATGAAGTTGAACGCGTAATTTTTTGTTTTTTCTTATTGCGTTGAAGTGTCACATCCATACCTCTTTCGAATGCGCCACTTACGACTCTCATAAATGCGATTCTATCTCTATGTCTTGGATCCATATTTGCTTGTATCTTAAAGATAAATCCTGAGAAGTCTGGATCGAACGGATCCACAACATCACCTTCTTCAGTCTTGCGTCCACTAGGCATTGGTGCATAATCAACATACGCATTAAGGAAGTTTTGTACACCGAAATTCGCTAATGCTGAACCGAAGAATACTGGTGTTAACTCTCCAGCTAGCAATAATTCTTCATCAAATTGTTC encodes:
- a CDS encoding ATP-binding protein; translation: MKSFNKLIIINFAIALVISLTIGFIINKNYTNRVNQRLETTKEIVNLKINTFINESNSISESLTTILSNSRNEKFINQFLKDNHIRYTWIDHIYILNDQKQIVYDSKGTDYTSLKDFNKYKFHFPFTANSSLSSENISLKNANTLLLTNHLKVQNKDYTVASEINMSSFKNEINLISKRYHIQVNGIDGTKIYQVGKEYKHSKSLTYLYDQLPISLTISGQYNFITRIILPILLIFLVVFLLLSIVTLIFKNRSERLEHEKVIEQANNEKLRLIGTLAANTAHEIKNPLTSINGFIELTRMKYDKDKQDHHFNIISEELDRINNIVTQFLFLGKPTNLAYSNVDINQSIKEVSQFLKYELEQHNINIALTLPDSPIYAFISEDQLKQILINLIQKAKDALLDVEQPEIEIQLQHTHANQATIIFKDNGAGMSKETQQKIFDPFFTTKESGSGLGLYLSKKLIEDWEGEISVFTNMTKGTTFMITIPTIKP
- a CDS encoding TrkH family potassium uptake protein, whose translation is MSIIKYFFQKMTPQQGIVLYYLGAIIVAFLLLNLPYVVKPGVKIAPVDTLFVAVSGVSVTGLTPVTIEDTFTIFGQAIILIILNIGGIGVMAIGTLLWVILGKHIGLRERQLIMLDSNSNAMNGVVKLILDIVRTILMIEVIGAILLSFYFYKDIGSVKEAIHHGIFASISATTNGGLDITGDSLAPYANDYFVQTIIMLLIMLGAIGFPVLIEVKTYMKNTIPNFRFSLFTKIASATYLFLFLLGTIVIYLFEFSNAFKDISWHKALFYAMFQSSSTRSAGLSTIDFSHFTEATNFFLGGLMFIGSSPSSVGGGIRTTTFTILVLYLVNFSNGRTTIKAFNREIHPIDIQRSFAVISLALAITFVGVLSVVRFEDGKHDLLSIFFETMSAFGTCGLSMGITDGLQLGSKIVIMMLMFIGRVGLLCFVVMLGGKSTPDKFHYPKERIQIG
- a CDS encoding S1C family serine protease; this translates as MSRKKHVIPRNEYKRQRREFFHNEEREKRIEQEKKEYEIKKANERELQKKNELRVKENMQKARIEKLTKEEIKKQEEESKSHPTIDLDDDRLAETHQEHSAQDEVLHNDEVQTNNKDSIINSEEEPEEIKYEKVSEQKQAETEKAFSKDNDFEINKQLGARHDEKVEQKSQNKNSFLNKFLTKIEKHWPIIAIILAIILIFILVWSIFQNVNPPNESRKSIEEKQSQKGFQKPITNVMEAVEKSKNSVVGVSHEDSDVSSKKESSAKEKEENSGVGSGVVYKVENKKAYIVTNAHVVSSDKKPIITTANGKKYDGKVLGSDQWSDIAVLTIPIEKTEDFKPIKFVDSDNLILGETAIVIGSPLGAEFQNSISSGVVSGLDRKVPVDFNGDDEYDWEIKAIQTDAAVNPGNSGGPILDSQGNLIGIVSLKIDMPNVEGMAFAIPSNDATDYINKLEKNGKIERPELGIMAQNYSKMSDSEKSQISLPDKYKSGMAITGVTKDGNADKAGVKLNDVIVGINDTKIENNLEFRKELYNNHKKGDSVNLKLIRDGKEITKKLTLK
- a CDS encoding TerC family protein, with the translated sequence MDPSLLISYGWVLIVLIFLEGLLAADNAVVMAVMVKHLPEDLRKKALFYGLLGAFVFRFLSLFLISFLANFWPIQAAGALYLIYMSIKNLIDFKKHKGEELKTPDDVEAKDDFPESEFPSDGHGHHKLKKNFWLTVLKVEFADIAFAIDSMLAAFAIAVTLPAMGIHFGGMDAGQFGVMFVGGMIGVIIMRFAATYFVELLNKYPNLEAAAFGIVGWVGIKLFVIVLAHDEIGVLPHDFPHGILWQSIFWSVLLLLVIIGWITSVRNNKKTSN
- a CDS encoding peptide chain release factor 3 — encoded protein: MTIKQEVESRKTFAIISHPDAGKTTLTEKLLLFGGAIRQAGTVKGKKTGEFATSDWMKVEQERGISVTSSVMQFDYDHYNINILDTPGHEDFSEDTYRTLMAVDSAVMVIDCAKGIEPQTLKLFKVCKMRGIPIFTFINKLDRMGKEPFELLEEIEKTLEIETYPMNWPIGMGQNFFGIIDRSDKTIEPFRDEENVLHLNDDYELEEDHPIKNDSQFAQAIDELMLVDEVGEQFDEELLLAGELTPVFFGSALANFGVQNFLNAYVDYAPMPSGRKTEEGDVVDPFDPDFSGFIFKIQANMDPRHRDRIAFMRVVSGAFERGMDVTLQRNKKKQKITRSTSFMADDTQTVNHAVSGDIIGLYDTGNYQIGDTLVGGNQKFHFESLPQFTPEIFMKVSAKNVMKQKHFHKGIEQLVQEGAIQLYKTLHTNQIILGAVGQLQFEVFEHRMKNEYNVDVVMEQVGKKIARWIENEKDITDNMNSSRSILVKDRYDQYVFLFENEFATRWFEDKFPEIKLFSLL